A genomic segment from Lemur catta isolate mLemCat1 chromosome 9, mLemCat1.pri, whole genome shotgun sequence encodes:
- the TIGD5 gene encoding tigger transposable element-derived protein 5: MYPAGPPAGPVPRRGRRAPLGRPAEPPRPPAPAPAPAARPPPPAPGPRQRVAVKMAFRKAYSIKDKLQAIERVKGGERQASVCRDFGVPGGTLRGWLKDEPKLRWFLDQLGGEVGTQRKKMRLANEEEIDRAVYSWFLTLRQHGVPLSGPIIQAQAEAFARQIYGPECTFKASHGWFWRWQKRHGISSQRFYGEARSPAPGPAPRPPVKEEPALPPGAGSLPDRAPAAPPPAEGGYGDEQIYNANVTGLYWKLLPEQTAALGAGDPGAGGCGRRWRGDRVTVLLAANLTGSHKLKPLVIGQLPDPPSLRHHNQDKFPASYRYSPDAWLSRPLLRGWFFEEFVPGVKRYLRRSCLQQKAVLLVAHPPCPSPATRMPALEESEETPLRCRPEPLGPPEELQTPDGAVRVLFLSKGSSRAHIPAPLEQGVVAAFKQLYKRELLRLAVSCASGSPLDFMRSFMLKDMLYLAGLSWDLVQAGSIERCWLLGLRAAFESRPAEEGAGQPACQAEEAAEHSRVLSDLTHLAALAYKCLAPEEVAEWLHLDDDGLPEGYREEVGSALPPALALAAPPSPTSLPSGMGGAEEEEVATAYGGVSVPTAGEAVRGLETALRWLESQDPREVGPLRLVQLRSLISMARRLGGIGHTPTIPDDGV, translated from the coding sequence ATGTACCCCGCGGGCCCCCCAGCTGGCCCCGTCCCACGCCGCGGCCGCCGCGCCCCGCTCGGGCGTCCTGCGGAGCCGCCGCGGCCCCCAgcgcccgccccggcccccgccgcaCGGCCGCCGCCCCCAGCCCCCGGGCCTCGGCAGCGCGTGGCAGTGAAGATGGCCTTCCGCAAGGCCTACTCCATCAAGGACAAGCTGCAGGCCATCGAGCGCGTCAAGGGCGGCGAGCGGCAGGCCAGCGTGTGCCGCGACTTCGGCGTGCCCGGCGGCACGCTGCGCGGCTGGCTCAAGGACGAGCCCAAGCTGCGCTGGTTCCTGGACCAGCTGGGCGGCGAGGTGGGCACGCAGCGCAAAAAGATGCGGCTGGCCAACGAGGAGGAGATCGACCGCGCCGTGTACTCGTGGTTCCTCACGCTGCGCCAGCATGGCGTGCCGCTCTCGGGGCCCATCATCCAGGCGCAGGCCGAGGCCTTCGCGCGCCAGATATATGGGCCCGAGTGCACCTTCAAGGCCAGCCACGGCTGGTTCTGGCGCTGGCAGAAACGCCATGGCATCTCCAGCCAGCGCTTCTATGGCGAGGCCCGGTCCCCGGCCCCGGGCCCCGCGCCACGCCCGCCGGTCAAGGAGGAGCCCGCACTGCCCCCCGGCGCCGGCTCTCTGCCCGACCGGGCCCCGGCCGCGCCGCCCCCTGCCGAGGGCGGCTACGGTGACGAACAGATCTACAACGCCAACGTCACGGGCCTCTACTGGAAGCTGCTTCCGGAGCAGACCGCGGCCCTGGGCGCAGGGGACCCCGGGGCAGGGGGCTGCGGCCGGCGCTGGCGGGGCGACCGAGTGACGGTGCTGCTGGCCGCCAACCTGACGGGCAGCCACAAGCTGAAGCCGCTGGTCATCGGGCAGCTGCCTGACCCGCCCAGCCTGCGCCACCACAACCAGGACAAATTCCCTGCCTCCTACCGCTACAGCCCTGACGCCTGGCTCAGCCGCCCTCTGCTGCGGGGCTGGTTCTTCGAGGAATTTGTTCCCGGCGTCAAGCGCTACCTGCGCCGAAGCTGCCTGCAGCAGAAGGCCGTGCTGCTGGTCGCCCACCCGCCCTGCCCAAGCCCTGCCACCAGGATGCCTGCCCTGGAGGAAAGCGAGGAGACCCCCCTGCGGTGCCGACCTGAGCCCCTCGGGCCCCCGGAGGAGCTGCAGACACCTGACGGAGCTGTACGCGTGCTGTTCCTATCCAAGGGCAGCAGCCGGGCGCACATACCTGCCCCGCTggagcagggcgtggtggctgcCTTCAAGCAGCTGTACAAGCGGGAGCTGCTGCGTCTGGCTGTGTCCTGTGCCAGCGGCTCCCCACTGGACTTCATGCGCAGCTTCATGCTCAAGGACATGCTCTACCTGGCCGGCCTCTCCTGGGACCTGGTGCAGGCAGGCAGCATCGAGCGCTGCTGGCTGCTGGGCTTGCGGGCCGCTTTTGAGTCCCGGCCTGCTGAGGAGGGTGCTGGGCAGCCTGCCTGCCAGGCTGAGGAGGCCGCTGAGCACAGCAGGGTGCTCAGCGACCTCACTCATCTGGCAGCTCTGGCCTACAAGTGCCTGGCACCCGAGGAGGTTGCAGAGTGGCTGCACCTGGACGACGATGGTCTGCCTGAGGGCTACAGAGAGGAAgtgggctctgccctgccccctgcGCTGGCCCTTGCAGCCCCCCCATCCCCAACCAGCCTGCCGTCTGGCATGGGgggtgcagaggaggaggaagtggccACTGCATACGGAGGAGTCTCGGTGCCCACTGCTGGGGAGGCTGTCCGGGGGCTGGAGACAGCTCTGCGGTGGCTGGAGAGTCAGGACCCCAGGGAGGTGGGGCCGCTGAGGCTGGTGCAGCTACGCTCACTCATCAGCATGGCCCGGAGGCTCGGGGGCATTGGGCACACTCCAACAATCCCCGATGATGGTGTGTGA